In Flavobacteriales bacterium, the following proteins share a genomic window:
- a CDS encoding YihA family ribosome biogenesis GTP-binding protein, which produces MEIKSASFVTSNAEASKCPETEMFEYAFIGRSNVGKSSLINALTNRNKLAKISGTPGKTLLINHFLINKEWHLVDLPGYGYAKRSKDDRAGLEKLIQSYVLTRKNLVSMFVLLDARHTPQQIDLEFMEWLGKKHIPFVMVFTKIDKLKASQKKSNIENYKKEMLKTWGELPISISTSSVTKTGCSELLNYIEKTNQDLAK; this is translated from the coding sequence ATGGAAATTAAATCAGCGTCTTTCGTAACAAGCAACGCAGAAGCTTCTAAATGTCCTGAAACAGAAATGTTTGAGTATGCGTTTATCGGCCGATCAAATGTGGGTAAATCATCGTTAATAAATGCACTTACCAACCGAAACAAGCTAGCTAAAATCTCTGGAACACCCGGTAAAACACTGCTAATCAACCATTTCCTAATTAATAAAGAATGGCACCTTGTGGATCTACCTGGATATGGTTATGCTAAAAGATCTAAGGATGATAGAGCGGGGTTAGAAAAGCTTATTCAATCTTACGTTCTTACAAGAAAGAACTTAGTTTCTATGTTTGTATTACTTGATGCAAGACATACTCCGCAACAAATTGATTTGGAATTCATGGAGTGGTTAGGGAAGAAACATATCCCTTTTGTGATGGTATTTACAAAAATAGATAAGCTTAAAGCATCCCAGAAAAAATCCAATATTGAGAACTACAAAAAAGAAATGCTAAAAACTTGGGGCGAATTACCCATAAGTATTTCTACCTCATCGGTAACAAAAACAGGTTGTAGTGAGCTTTTGAATTACATCGAGAAAACGAATCAAGATCTCGCTAAGTAA
- the gldC gene encoding gliding motility protein GldC — protein MSDSNMDIIFSVKTDENKIPEKIEWEATDENQKSECKAILVSVWDKDQQNTMGIDLWTKDMTVDEMKQFFHQTLLSMSESFQRATGEDKIVGDMQDFCFHFADKMNIVQKES, from the coding sequence ATGTCGGATTCTAATATGGATATAATATTTTCAGTTAAAACAGATGAAAATAAAATCCCTGAAAAAATTGAGTGGGAAGCAACGGATGAAAACCAAAAGAGCGAGTGCAAGGCAATTTTAGTTTCTGTTTGGGATAAAGATCAGCAAAATACGATGGGCATAGATCTTTGGACAAAAGACATGACTGTAGACGAGATGAAGCAGTTCTTTCACCAAACATTATTGTCGATGTCGGAAAGCTTTCAGAGAGCTACTGGTGAGGATAAGATTGTTGGCGATATGCAAGACTTCTGCTTTCACTTTGCAGATAAGATGAATATAGTTCAGAAAGAGTCTTAG